One window of Alosa sapidissima isolate fAloSap1 chromosome 21, fAloSap1.pri, whole genome shotgun sequence genomic DNA carries:
- the LOC121695441 gene encoding MAP7 domain-containing protein 1-like isoform X2 produces MEKMENKDLEINFEEKLTLSDKGLPPTPDSSANGLDASSPLKADDTTITDSSLVTDPPSKTVPTSKSDGRPSTPGNSSSPQPKKDGMNSEQKQKQAKQRREERAKYIEERTLEQAAKKAQWLEKEEKARRLRESQLEDRRRRLEEQRLKAEKRRALLEERQKEKLERNKERYEAAIKRSTKKTWAEIRQQRWSWAGGLNQTSRRESLGAESSGYLEDGDTSRRKRPDVALPGIPCDLTRSLRLSPWESRIVERLMTPTLSFLARSRSAATLHNSSDSHLQCSRSPSASPLTVCSHQHQHSSERWRVSTSTPDITQRQRRRHSTPVEKKTKEKKDKERENEKEKNALTKEKVLKKRQSLSTPRTRTELSAATKPRNRTSSPAPPRSRPLSPCPTVTTAKPPSAGRASSGTKTRPKRSQTPAKIPPQTVTAVAVETKKETSRPHTPEAPKSTASVPSISVSAAPATPPSVSAPITAAAPVAAPTVPAPPAAEMPTPAAPVTPTTPVTPVATATSPAAPAAPAAVVTPVAKPTAGTNDPEEASRVLAEKRRQAREQREREEQERLEQEQRNKVLREEFAAREVEERRRREEEARLMAEQQKLRDEAQRLQEEREAQQRALAKQEENVRLQRQREEAESKAREEAERQRLEREKHFQKEEQERLERKKRLEEIMKRTRRKSDVGEKKDTKPPVQINGKDTNSDQQTDKAPGNQQGSSEMLRNGATNLGQSQIQESPAAWDSAPVLNGVQPAKHQNGLSPNGDAADFDDIIQLSNHSGSGNVGQDKPANSNTILAFDEGDPFLMKGGAMKTHHVTEVL; encoded by the exons CCACACcaggcaacagcagcagccccCAGCCCAAGAAAG ATGGGATGAACTCAgagcagaaacagaaacaggcaaAGCAGCGGAGAGAAGAAAGAGCAAAGTACATCG AAGAGCGTACGCTGGAGCAAG cTGCGAAGAAGGCCCAGTGgctggagaaggaggagaaggcgcGACGGCTGCGTGAGAGCCAGCTGGAGGACCGGCGCAGGAGGCTGGAGGAGCAGCGGCTGAAGGCCGAGAAGAGACGCGCCCTCCTGGAGGAGCGACAGAAGGAGAAGCTCGAGAGGAACaag GAGAGGTATGAGGCTGCCATCAAGAGGTCAACCAAAAAGACATGGGCCGAGATCCGACAGCAGCGATGGTCCTGGGCCGGCGGCCTCAACCAGACGTCCcgcagagaaa GTCTCGGGGCAGAGAGTTCTGGTTATTTGGAAGATGGCGACACGAGCAGGAGAAAGAGGCCTGATGTGGCTCTTCCTGGCATTCCCTGTgacctga CCCGCAGCTTGCGCCTGAGCCCGTGGGAGAGCCGCATCGTGGAGCGGCTCATGACGCCAACCCTCTCCTTCCTGGCCCGCAGTCGGAGCGCCGCCACACTCCACAACAGCAGTGACTCCC ACTTGCAGTGTTCCCGCTCCCCGTCGGCGAGCCCCCTGACGGTCTGCTCCCATCAGCACCAGCACAGCTCCGAGCGCTGGAGGGTCTCCACCAGCACACCCGACATCACACAACGCCAGCGCAGACGCCACTCCACACct GTggagaaaaagacaaaagagaagaaagacaaagagagggaaaatgaaaaagagaaGAACGCTCTGACAAAAGAGAAAGTGCTGAAAAAGAGACAGTCCCTCTCTACCCCCAGAACAAGAACAGAACTCAG tgcTGCGACAAAACCCAGAAACAGAACTTCATCACCAGCACCCCCCAGAAGCAGACCCCTGTCCCCCTGCCCCACCGTCACCACTGCCAAGCCCCCCTCCGCTGGACGGGCCTCCTCCGGTACCAAGACCCGTCCCAAGCGCTCCCAGACCCCCGCAAAGATACCGCCTCAGACGGTCACCGCCGTCGCCGTGGAGACCAAGAAAGAGACCAGTCGGCCACACACGCCGGAGGCACCTAAGA GCACAGCCAGTGTCCCCTCCATTTCCGTCTCAGCGGCTCCTGCCACACCCCCTTCTGTGAGCGCACCAATCACAGCAGCTGCTCCAGTGGCAGCTCCCACAGTTCCCGCCCCTCCAGCAGCTGAGATGCCCACCCCAGCTGCCCCAGTCACTCCAACCACTCCAGTTACCCCAGTCGCCACGGCAACCAGCCCGGCTGCCCCAGCTGCTCCAGCTGCCGTGGTTACCCCTGTTGCCAAGCCGACTGCTGGTACTAATGACCCAGAGGAGGCGTCTCGCGTTCTGGCGGAGAAACGACGTCAGGCCCGCGAGCAGCGCGAGAGGGAGGAACAGGAACGTCTAGAGCAGGAACAGAGGAAcaa AGTCCTGCGTGAGGAGTTTGCTGCTcgtgaggtggaggagaggaggcgccGGGAGGAGGAGGCACGCCTGATGGCCGAACAGCAGAAGCTCAGGGACGAGGCTCAGAGGctgcaggaggagagggaggcgcAGCAGAGGGCCCTCGCCAAGCAGGAGGAGAATGTGCGCCTTCAAAGACAG AGAGAGGAGGCCGAATCGAAGGCAAGGGAGGAAGCCGAGAGGCAGcggctggagagagagaagcacttTCAGAAGGAGGAGCAGGAACGACTGGAGAGGAAGAAG CGCCTTGAGGAGATCATGAAGAGAACCCGTCGCAAAAGTGACGTAGGCGAAAAG AAAGACACTAAACCTCCAGTCCAAATCAATGGAAAGGACACAAACTCAGACCAGCAGACAGACAAAG CTCCAGGCAACCAGCAGGGATCATCTGAGATGCTGAGAAATGGTGCCACAAATTTGGGCCAATCACAGATTCAAGAGAG CCCAGCTGCCTGGGACTCAGCCCCTGTTCTGAACGGGGTCCAGCCAGCCAAACACCAGAACGGCCTGTCACCCAATGGAGACGCAGCTGACTTTGATGACATTATCCAGCTGTCTAATCATAGTGGCAGTGGCAATGTTGGCCAGGACAAACCAGCCAATAGCAACACAATCCTGGCCTTTGATGAAGGTGACCCCTTCCTGATGAAAGGTGGTGCTATGAAGACCCACCATGTCACAG AGGTCCTCTGA